A window of Streptomyces gilvosporeus contains these coding sequences:
- a CDS encoding pirin family protein: protein MSNLETKPMELLCGAAVDGERPVEAARVEVLTAREVPLGGPRAMTVRRTLPQRARTLIGAWCFADHYGPDDVSLTGGMDVAPHPHTGLQTVSWLFSGEIEHRDSLGSHAYVRPGELNLMTGGFGICHSEVSTPGTTTLHGVQLWVALPEEHRNAERDFQHYAPEPVRIDGAEIRVFLGSLAGEVSPVRTFTPLIGAEILLQPRATITLAVDPGFEHGLLVDQGDVHLSHTPVGPAELGYVPPGSDALTLTNASDDLARTVLLGGTPFEEEIVMWWNFVGRSHQDIVEARSAWMEDADGARFGEVKGYDGDRLPAPKLPNGALKPRGRVR from the coding sequence GTGAGCAATCTCGAAACGAAACCCATGGAGCTGCTATGCGGCGCCGCGGTGGACGGCGAGCGCCCGGTCGAGGCGGCTCGGGTGGAGGTGCTGACCGCCCGCGAGGTGCCCCTCGGCGGCCCCCGGGCGATGACCGTGCGGCGGACCCTGCCGCAACGAGCCCGGACCCTGATCGGCGCATGGTGCTTCGCCGATCACTACGGCCCCGACGACGTCTCGCTGACGGGCGGCATGGATGTCGCCCCGCATCCGCACACCGGACTGCAGACGGTGAGCTGGCTCTTCAGCGGGGAGATCGAGCACCGTGACAGCCTGGGCAGCCATGCCTACGTACGGCCGGGCGAGCTGAACCTCATGACGGGCGGCTTCGGCATCTGCCACTCCGAGGTGTCCACACCGGGGACCACCACCCTGCACGGCGTCCAGCTGTGGGTGGCGCTGCCCGAGGAACACCGCAATGCCGAACGGGACTTCCAGCACTACGCCCCCGAGCCCGTGCGGATCGACGGGGCCGAGATCAGGGTCTTCCTGGGGTCCCTCGCCGGCGAGGTCTCCCCGGTACGGACCTTCACCCCGTTGATCGGCGCCGAAATCCTCCTCCAGCCCCGCGCGACCATCACGCTCGCCGTGGACCCCGGCTTCGAGCACGGCCTCCTGGTCGACCAGGGCGACGTACACCTGAGCCACACCCCGGTGGGCCCCGCGGAGCTGGGCTACGTCCCCCCGGGCAGCGACGCGCTGACGCTGACGAACGCGTCGGACGACCTCGCACGGACGGTCCTGCTCGGCGGAACCCCGTTCGAGGAGGAGATCGTCATGTGGTGGAACTTCGTGGGGCGGTCGCACCAGGATATCGTCGAGGCCCGTTCGGCCTGGATGGAAGATGCGGATGGTGCGCGCTTCGGCGAAGTGAAGGGCTACGACGGCGATCGACTACCCGCCCCCAAGCTGCCGAACGGAGCCTTGAAACCACGCGGACGGGTGCGCTGA
- a CDS encoding DUF1918 domain-containing protein yields MQASVGDRLLVHGRIVGQHDRTAEIIEVLGSNGTPPYRVRFDDGHETLMSPGPDTVVRHFPSDGS; encoded by the coding sequence ATGCAGGCCAGCGTGGGTGATCGACTTCTCGTTCATGGCCGGATCGTCGGGCAGCACGATCGGACGGCGGAAATCATCGAGGTACTGGGCAGCAACGGCACGCCTCCGTACCGCGTCCGGTTCGACGACGGACACGAAACCCTGATGAGCCCTGGACCGGACACGGTGGTACGGCACTTCCCGAGCGACGGTTCGTGA
- a CDS encoding S53 family peptidase encodes MRRTVAALTAMLTLTVTALTIGLATGVQAAALSSAPHASPSASTTDFGCVHPSKAGQARCFGVMKAHRTPSGRMSPFTTGSPTTMGFVPSDLRSAYNLGGTSGSGRTVAIVDAMDDPNAESDLAAYRSAYGLPSCTTANGCFHKVNQRGQASPMPSGDYGWAEEISLDLDMVSATCPSCHILLVEANSANVPDLMTAEDTAATTSGVVSVSNSWGGSEDNTITSVDSHFNHPGVAITASSGDSGYGVFWPASSPYVTAVGGTSLSKASNSRGWTETAWSGAGSGCSAYEAKPSWQHDSGCAKRTVADVAAVADPHTGVAVYDTYNSCGGAMLCDTRLQLGLAQGADGWVEVGGTSVSSPIIASVYALAGNTSSVANGSYPYSHTSALHDVTSGSNGFCGGSYLCTGGPGYDGPTGLGTPNGTGAF; translated from the coding sequence ATGCGGCGGACGGTAGCCGCCCTCACCGCGATGCTCACACTCACCGTCACCGCCCTCACCATCGGCCTGGCCACCGGCGTCCAGGCCGCCGCTCTCTCATCCGCCCCGCACGCATCCCCCTCCGCAAGCACGACGGACTTCGGCTGCGTCCATCCCTCGAAAGCGGGACAAGCCCGCTGTTTCGGGGTCATGAAAGCCCATCGCACCCCCTCGGGCCGCATGTCACCGTTCACCACCGGATCCCCGACCACGATGGGGTTCGTTCCGTCCGATCTGCGTTCCGCCTACAACCTGGGCGGTACCTCGGGATCCGGCCGGACGGTGGCGATCGTCGACGCCATGGACGATCCGAACGCCGAGTCCGACCTGGCCGCTTACCGCAGCGCCTACGGTCTGCCGTCGTGCACCACCGCCAACGGCTGCTTCCACAAGGTGAATCAGCGCGGCCAGGCATCGCCGATGCCCTCCGGTGACTACGGATGGGCCGAGGAGATCAGTCTCGACCTCGACATGGTCTCGGCGACATGCCCCAGCTGCCACATCCTCCTGGTCGAGGCAAACTCGGCGAACGTCCCGGATCTCATGACGGCCGAGGACACCGCCGCCACCACATCGGGCGTCGTCTCGGTCTCCAACAGCTGGGGCGGGTCCGAGGACAACACCATCACCTCCGTCGACTCGCACTTCAACCATCCCGGCGTCGCGATCACAGCGAGCTCGGGTGACTCCGGTTACGGCGTCTTCTGGCCGGCATCCTCCCCGTACGTCACCGCCGTGGGCGGAACCTCGCTGAGCAAGGCGTCCAACTCCCGCGGCTGGACCGAGACGGCGTGGAGCGGGGCGGGTTCGGGCTGCTCGGCGTACGAGGCCAAACCGTCCTGGCAGCATGACTCCGGATGTGCCAAGCGCACCGTCGCCGATGTGGCTGCGGTCGCCGATCCCCACACCGGCGTGGCGGTCTACGACACGTACAACAGCTGCGGCGGCGCGATGTTGTGCGACACCAGGCTTCAACTCGGTCTCGCACAGGGTGCCGACGGATGGGTCGAAGTCGGAGGCACCAGCGTCTCGTCGCCGATCATCGCGAGCGTCTACGCACTGGCCGGAAACACCTCTTCGGTCGCCAACGGCTCGTATCCGTACAGCCACACGTCGGCGCTCCACGACGTCACTTCGGGCAGCAACGGCTTCTGTGGCGGCAGCTACCTGTGCACCGGAGGTCCGGGATACGACGGGCCGACCGGCCTCGGCACACCCAACGGCACCGGGGCCTTCTGA
- a CDS encoding GNAT family N-acetyltransferase, whose protein sequence is MTELGPVAWPPASIRTERIVLRESEARDRAAFIELLASPEVHTYLGGPRPRDELERELPEVPERWPGSFVVELDGALTGQILLRRAPEHSRPAAAGKVDLGYMFLPRAWGFGYAAEACAAALDWFDGVLPCEPVVLHTQTANVGSMRLAAKLGFIEVERFHAWDAEQWLGMRSPVMPSVLVDEATGQARAAISPNEGIPR, encoded by the coding sequence ATGACTGAGCTCGGACCCGTCGCCTGGCCACCTGCCTCGATCAGGACCGAAAGGATCGTGCTCCGCGAGTCCGAGGCCCGGGACCGTGCGGCGTTCATCGAACTGCTCGCCTCACCAGAGGTGCACACCTACCTCGGCGGCCCCCGCCCGCGTGACGAACTCGAGCGCGAGCTGCCTGAGGTGCCCGAGCGGTGGCCCGGGAGTTTCGTCGTTGAACTCGATGGAGCGCTGACCGGCCAGATCCTGCTCAGGAGAGCACCGGAGCACAGTCGCCCGGCCGCTGCGGGGAAGGTCGATCTCGGCTACATGTTCCTGCCGCGAGCGTGGGGATTCGGATACGCCGCCGAGGCGTGCGCAGCGGCACTCGACTGGTTCGACGGCGTCCTTCCCTGCGAGCCGGTAGTGCTCCACACCCAGACTGCCAACGTCGGCTCGATGCGCCTCGCGGCGAAGCTGGGATTCATCGAGGTAGAGCGGTTCCATGCCTGGGACGCCGAGCAATGGCTCGGAATGCGGTCCCCCGTCATGCCCTCCGTTCTCGTGGACGAAGCCACAGGTCAGGCCCGTGCGGCGATCTCGCCGAACGAGGGTATTCCTAGGTAG
- a CDS encoding PepSY-associated TM helix domain-containing protein: MSVEPPTTAPPRTADDAGEPALAPASVAAPSALRTLRPLVLRLHFYAGVFVAPFLLVAAVTGLLYAGSFQAEKIVYAHELTVPVGDRKLPISQQVAAARKAHPEGTISAVRPSSQPEATTRVLLSGVKGTAADHTLAVFVDPYTGRVRGALEQYGSTGALPLRTWIDELHRDLHLGDIGRLYSEFAASWLWVITGGGLVLWFGRGRTRRKVRGTTGRRRSLTLHGTVGVWAAGGLFFLSATGLTWSTYAGANIGDLREALGQSTPSVTATSSGHEGHGSMAGMDMNGTDRGSHSGARSDVGLDAVLKTARAESLSDPVEIVPPADSSSAYVVRQIQRSWPEKQDSIAVDPATGKVTDVLRFSDYPVLAKLTRWGIDAHTGTLFGLANQIALAGLALALILLILWGYRMWWQRGRGSVFGRPTPRGAWRQVPVYVLVPCVAMVAVVGYYVPLLGIPLAVFLAVDILLSRITRRRTGHSPA, from the coding sequence TTGTCCGTCGAACCGCCCACCACCGCCCCACCCCGCACGGCCGACGATGCCGGTGAGCCGGCCCTGGCCCCTGCTTCGGTCGCGGCTCCCTCGGCCCTGCGCACGCTGCGCCCGCTGGTGCTGCGTCTGCACTTCTACGCGGGCGTGTTCGTCGCACCGTTCCTGCTCGTCGCGGCGGTCACCGGACTGCTGTACGCGGGCTCGTTCCAGGCCGAGAAGATCGTGTACGCCCACGAACTGACCGTCCCGGTCGGCGACCGCAAGCTGCCGATCTCCCAGCAGGTGGCCGCCGCCCGCAAGGCTCACCCCGAGGGCACCATCTCCGCCGTGCGGCCGTCATCGCAGCCTGAAGCGACCACACGCGTACTGCTGTCCGGGGTGAAGGGCACAGCCGCCGACCACACGCTCGCCGTGTTCGTGGACCCCTACACCGGCAGGGTGCGCGGCGCGCTGGAGCAGTACGGCTCCACCGGCGCCCTGCCGCTGCGCACCTGGATCGACGAGCTCCACCGCGACCTGCACCTCGGCGACATCGGCCGTCTGTACAGCGAGTTCGCCGCCAGCTGGCTGTGGGTGATCACAGGTGGCGGGCTGGTGCTGTGGTTCGGCCGGGGCCGCACCCGCCGCAAGGTGCGCGGCACCACGGGGCGGCGGCGCTCCCTGACCCTGCACGGCACGGTGGGCGTGTGGGCGGCAGGCGGTCTGTTCTTCCTGTCGGCGACCGGCCTGACCTGGTCCACGTACGCCGGAGCGAACATCGGCGACCTTCGCGAAGCCCTTGGCCAGTCCACCCCGTCCGTCACCGCGACGTCGAGCGGGCACGAGGGACACGGCTCCATGGCGGGCATGGACATGAACGGCACGGACAGGGGCTCGCACTCCGGCGCACGGTCCGACGTGGGTCTCGACGCCGTCCTGAAGACGGCTCGCGCCGAGAGCCTGTCCGACCCGGTCGAAATCGTGCCGCCCGCAGACTCCTCCTCCGCCTACGTCGTACGGCAGATCCAGCGCAGCTGGCCGGAGAAGCAGGACTCGATCGCCGTCGACCCGGCCACCGGCAAGGTCACCGATGTGCTGCGCTTCTCCGACTACCCGGTGCTGGCCAAACTGACCCGGTGGGGCATCGACGCCCACACCGGCACGCTGTTCGGCCTCGCCAACCAGATCGCGCTGGCCGGCCTCGCCCTGGCCCTGATCCTCCTCATCCTCTGGGGATACCGCATGTGGTGGCAGCGCGGCCGCGGCTCCGTCTTCGGTCGCCCGACTCCCCGCGGCGCCTGGCGGCAGGTGCCGGTGTACGTGCTGGTGCCCTGCGTCGCGATGGTCGCCGTCGTTGGCTACTACGTCCCGCTGCTCGGGATCCCGCTCGCCGTCTTCCTCGCCGTGGACATCCTCCTCAGCAGGATCACTCGCCGCCGCACCGGGCACTCACCCGCCTGA
- a CDS encoding DUF692 domain-containing protein: MPHLGFGVGLRTPHLPYIRRHLPPVDFFEIISENFLDARGGRRQALAEIAERYPVVLHGVSLSIGSTDPLDLSYLRRLKRLADDVQAPWVSDHVCWTGVLGVNTHDLLPLPFTEETLSHVVRRVRIVQDVLERPLVLENPSSYVEFRASTLTEGEFLGRMAQEADCGLLLDVNNVHVSAFNHDFDPVRYLRELPHERVVQMHLAGHTHYGTHIVDTHDAPVAEPVWELYRLATELTGGVSTLLERDDKLPPFPELLAELTRARDCSAAPAGGARG; the protein is encoded by the coding sequence ATGCCCCACCTCGGCTTCGGCGTCGGGCTGCGGACGCCGCACCTCCCGTACATACGCCGCCATCTTCCGCCCGTGGACTTCTTCGAAATCATCTCGGAGAACTTCCTCGACGCCCGGGGTGGCCGACGGCAGGCCCTCGCAGAGATCGCCGAACGCTATCCCGTCGTCCTGCACGGGGTGTCGCTGTCCATCGGGAGCACGGACCCCCTCGACCTCTCCTATCTGCGCCGGCTGAAGCGGCTCGCCGACGACGTACAGGCGCCCTGGGTCTCGGACCACGTGTGCTGGACGGGCGTGCTGGGCGTGAACACCCACGACCTGCTGCCGCTGCCGTTCACCGAGGAGACCCTCAGCCACGTCGTACGGCGTGTGCGCATCGTCCAGGACGTGCTGGAGCGGCCGTTGGTCCTGGAGAACCCGAGCAGCTATGTGGAATTCCGTGCCTCCACCCTCACCGAAGGGGAGTTCCTCGGGCGGATGGCGCAGGAGGCGGACTGCGGGCTGCTGCTCGACGTCAACAACGTCCATGTCTCCGCGTTCAACCACGACTTCGACCCGGTGCGCTACCTCAGGGAGCTGCCGCACGAGCGTGTCGTGCAGATGCACCTCGCGGGGCACACCCACTACGGCACACACATCGTGGACACGCACGACGCACCGGTGGCCGAGCCGGTGTGGGAGCTGTACCGGTTGGCCACCGAACTCACCGGCGGCGTGTCCACCCTGCTGGAGCGGGACGACAAGTTGCCGCCCTTCCCCGAGCTGTTGGCCGAACTCACCAGGGCGCGGGACTGCTCAGCCGCCCCGGCAGGGGGTGCGCGTGGCTGA
- a CDS encoding NAD-binding protein, with amino-acid sequence MRHLAQPTDEDLRRALDGEVAGVAILLDDDVESLRYALAVEHIRPGVTLVVTVFDRTVAEQLMGVVPNCQVTSPAEVAAPALLAACLQPDLLALTRTPSGHAGARWDGDTVRLEPYRPPRSLRYRARLGKIRGQLRPHDGSSRIMLTGLAGLLAVLLADWIWSVTLNHRPPVEALFEAVRTVSTVGPAAAHGSNAYLLFASLAMLVTIVFTAVFTAGVVDRLLAPRSIGVVGPRALPRAGHVVVVGLGQVGLRLCTRLQDLGIGVIAVERDPAAPHLRLARALGVPVLIADATDKFVLRKLSLHTAQAMAAVASDDLDNIAVSVAARAVAPDLRMVIRAGDHEAIAETQSLFRIGTVHDLGSLSAAYTTASLTGLRPRGVLAHGRKLLVERADGTFTHWPHTVRCDHQQDRHAVTVPPVVGASA; translated from the coding sequence GTGCGTCACCTGGCGCAGCCCACGGACGAGGATCTGCGCCGGGCGCTGGACGGGGAGGTGGCCGGCGTCGCGATCCTGCTCGACGACGACGTCGAGTCCCTGCGCTATGCGCTCGCGGTCGAGCACATCCGTCCGGGCGTCACGCTGGTGGTGACGGTCTTCGACCGGACGGTCGCCGAGCAACTCATGGGCGTGGTGCCGAACTGCCAGGTCACCTCGCCGGCCGAGGTCGCCGCTCCCGCCCTGCTGGCCGCCTGCCTCCAGCCCGACCTGCTGGCCCTCACCCGGACGCCCTCGGGCCACGCCGGCGCCCGCTGGGACGGGGACACGGTGCGCCTCGAACCGTACCGGCCACCCCGGTCCCTGAGGTACCGGGCCCGGCTGGGGAAGATCAGGGGGCAGCTGCGACCGCACGACGGCAGTTCGCGGATCATGCTGACCGGCCTCGCCGGGCTGCTCGCGGTGCTGCTGGCGGACTGGATATGGTCCGTGACCCTCAATCATCGCCCGCCGGTGGAAGCCCTCTTCGAGGCGGTGCGAACGGTGTCGACCGTCGGCCCCGCAGCAGCCCACGGCTCGAACGCCTATCTGCTGTTCGCCAGCCTCGCGATGCTCGTCACCATCGTGTTCACCGCCGTCTTCACCGCCGGTGTGGTCGACCGTCTTCTGGCCCCGCGCTCGATCGGCGTGGTGGGCCCCCGCGCGCTTCCGCGGGCCGGCCACGTGGTGGTCGTCGGGCTCGGCCAGGTGGGGCTGCGGCTGTGCACCCGGTTGCAGGACCTCGGCATCGGCGTGATCGCCGTGGAACGCGACCCGGCGGCCCCCCACCTCCGGCTGGCCAGAGCGCTCGGCGTGCCCGTCCTCATCGCCGACGCCACCGACAAATTCGTGCTGCGCAAGCTCAGCCTCCACACGGCTCAGGCCATGGCCGCCGTCGCCTCCGACGATCTGGACAACATCGCGGTCTCCGTGGCCGCGCGGGCGGTCGCTCCCGACCTGCGCATGGTCATACGGGCGGGCGACCACGAAGCCATCGCCGAGACCCAGTCGCTGTTCCGCATCGGCACCGTCCATGACCTGGGCAGTTTGAGCGCCGCGTACACCACCGCGAGCCTCACCGGGCTGCGACCGCGCGGCGTCCTCGCCCACGGCAGGAAGCTGCTGGTGGAACGAGCAGACGGGACGTTCACGCACTGGCCGCACACCGTCCGCTGCGACCACCAGCAAGACAGGCACGCGGTGACGGTTCCACCGGTCGTGGGCGCGAGCGCTTGA